A window of the Mesotoga prima MesG1.Ag.4.2 genome harbors these coding sequences:
- a CDS encoding iron-containing alcohol dehydrogenase, whose product MLDFTFHNATKIIFGRNTEKKVGEEISKLGKKVLFHYGGGSIKKTGIYDRVVESLKKAGVEIFELGGVKPNPRLSLVKEGIELCRKNGIDAILAVGGGSVIDSAKAIGIGVPYEGDVWDFYSKGKKVEEMLPLGVVLTIPAAGSESSGGSVITNEDGWYKRSTNSVNMRAKFAIMNPELTFTLPNYQTAVGAVDIMSHVMERYFTNVKNVDFTDRLCEATLRTMIRNTPIALKEPENYDARAEIMWAGTIAHNDLLSTGRIGDWATHGMEHELSAIYDIAHGGGLAIMWAPWMTYVYKHDIERFAQFAYRVWDVEPDFRNPEKAALEGIKGLKEFFASLGIPVTLTDAGIPDDRFDEMAKKATEDGPLGQFVKLYKDDVKKIYELAK is encoded by the coding sequence ATGTTAGATTTCACATTTCACAACGCAACAAAGATAATCTTCGGAAGAAACACCGAGAAGAAGGTCGGAGAAGAGATTTCGAAGCTGGGCAAGAAAGTCCTCTTTCACTACGGTGGAGGCAGCATAAAGAAGACCGGCATATATGATCGTGTAGTAGAGAGCCTAAAAAAAGCAGGAGTGGAGATCTTTGAGCTAGGCGGAGTCAAGCCGAACCCTAGACTCTCACTTGTAAAGGAAGGAATTGAACTCTGCCGAAAGAACGGGATAGACGCAATCCTCGCTGTGGGCGGGGGAAGTGTCATCGACTCTGCAAAGGCGATAGGAATAGGCGTCCCCTACGAAGGCGATGTCTGGGACTTCTACTCAAAAGGAAAGAAAGTGGAAGAGATGCTGCCGTTGGGTGTAGTTCTGACTATACCGGCGGCCGGAAGCGAATCTAGTGGCGGCTCGGTCATCACAAACGAAGACGGCTGGTACAAGAGATCCACCAACAGCGTAAACATGAGGGCAAAATTCGCCATAATGAATCCCGAGCTGACATTTACGCTGCCAAATTACCAGACGGCAGTCGGGGCGGTGGATATAATGTCCCATGTAATGGAAAGGTACTTCACAAATGTCAAGAACGTAGATTTCACGGACAGACTCTGCGAAGCCACGCTTAGAACGATGATCAGGAACACTCCAATAGCTCTCAAAGAGCCTGAAAATTACGATGCTAGAGCCGAGATAATGTGGGCAGGGACAATAGCACATAACGACTTGCTAAGCACTGGAAGGATCGGAGACTGGGCTACCCACGGCATGGAGCATGAACTCAGCGCAATATATGACATAGCTCATGGCGGAGGCCTTGCAATTATGTGGGCTCCGTGGATGACATATGTTTACAAACATGATATCGAGCGTTTCGCTCAGTTCGCTTACAGAGTTTGGGATGTCGAACCGGACTTCCGCAATCCCGAAAAGGCCGCTCTTGAGGGAATCAAAGGGCTGAAGGAATTCTTCGCGAGCCTCGGCATTCCCGTTACCCTAACAGACGCAGGAATTCCCGACGACAGGTTTGACGAGATGGCCAAGAAGGCAACTGAAGACGGTCCTCTAGGTCAGTTCGTGAAGCTTTACAAGGACGATGTAAAAAAGATCTACGAACTGGCGAAGTGA
- a CDS encoding aspartate kinase: MRIGIAGLGTVGSCVYAILSDKGDEIEKRSGRRCVVSKVITRTHSKYEKLGIPSDLIAEDFEDLIINSDIVVETIGGTEAARKLVKQSLELNRTVVTANKMLISEFGNEFMNSSPIKSLFFEAAVGGGIPIISLLEDYLIFHGIKRIRGILNGTTNFILSEMQKGIDYASALKIAQEKGYAEADPSSDVKGFDAAYKLSVLTGVKTGVFPGISTIETKGIEGIEKSDLERAATAGKKLKLIGTIDFERERASVQPQEVERDDPLWSVDGVENAIEVETDLSGRFLLRGEGAGAQPTATAIISDILRASRYAEKQSNSVVIMKFGGTSVDTPEKIKDVAQRVQRKVLSGVKPVLVVSAMGFETDTLHELAREISDKPNGREMDMLLATGEQKSIALVAMAIQELGMKSISLSGNQARIQTDSNFSNARIVGIDADLINRYLKNGYVPVVAGFQGSTFSGEITTLGRGGSDLTAVVLAKALGSQLCEIYKDVDGVYSADPRIVPNARPIKEISWEEMIELSKQGAQVLQSRASEFVRKYDIKVLVKNAHTNARGTLIWRGSKVEQPIVRAVTSDQDIVKVVLQEVPDRPGIAARVLKTLAEQNVNIDMIIQSMRSGDYNTMAFTIQASDLDKLKQDVLKSRSEAREITVEGAIAKLSIVGVNLTATPAIAATLFETLANEGINIDMISASNSRISVVIDNKKVSLAVNAIHSAFSLEEII, encoded by the coding sequence TTGAGGATCGGAATTGCCGGACTCGGAACAGTCGGGTCATGTGTCTACGCGATTCTTTCGGATAAGGGAGACGAGATCGAAAAGAGGTCGGGGAGAAGATGCGTCGTCTCCAAGGTCATTACGAGAACTCACAGCAAGTACGAGAAGCTGGGAATTCCTTCCGATCTGATCGCGGAGGATTTCGAGGATCTTATTATAAACAGCGATATAGTTGTTGAGACGATTGGCGGGACTGAAGCCGCCAGAAAGCTGGTAAAGCAGTCTCTCGAGCTGAATAGAACGGTCGTGACGGCCAACAAGATGCTTATTTCGGAATTCGGCAACGAATTCATGAACAGTTCTCCGATCAAGAGCCTATTCTTCGAAGCGGCCGTCGGTGGGGGTATTCCTATCATCTCTCTTCTGGAGGACTATCTCATCTTCCATGGAATCAAACGCATTCGGGGTATTCTGAATGGGACAACGAATTTCATACTTTCCGAGATGCAGAAGGGAATTGACTACGCTTCGGCTCTGAAGATTGCTCAGGAAAAGGGTTATGCGGAAGCCGATCCATCGAGCGATGTGAAAGGCTTCGATGCTGCTTATAAGCTGTCGGTGCTCACCGGCGTCAAAACAGGCGTCTTCCCCGGTATTTCCACGATTGAAACAAAGGGCATCGAAGGAATAGAGAAAAGCGATCTTGAGAGAGCAGCGACCGCAGGGAAAAAGCTCAAATTGATCGGGACAATCGACTTCGAAAGGGAGAGGGCTTCAGTTCAGCCGCAGGAAGTTGAAAGAGACGATCCACTGTGGAGCGTAGACGGTGTCGAGAACGCCATAGAAGTTGAAACGGATCTTTCTGGAAGATTTCTTCTCAGGGGCGAGGGCGCGGGAGCCCAGCCGACCGCAACGGCTATCATCTCTGACATTCTGAGGGCGTCGAGATATGCGGAGAAGCAGAGCAATTCCGTTGTGATTATGAAATTTGGCGGGACTTCAGTTGACACGCCGGAGAAGATAAAGGATGTGGCGCAGCGGGTCCAGCGAAAGGTTCTGAGCGGCGTCAAACCCGTTCTCGTTGTATCGGCAATGGGTTTTGAAACAGATACGCTTCACGAACTTGCCCGAGAGATTTCAGACAAGCCAAACGGAAGAGAGATGGACATGCTTCTGGCGACAGGCGAGCAGAAGTCGATAGCCCTTGTAGCGATGGCGATCCAAGAGCTTGGAATGAAATCGATCTCCCTTTCCGGTAATCAGGCGAGGATACAGACAGATTCGAACTTCTCGAACGCGAGAATCGTCGGGATAGATGCCGACCTTATAAACAGATATCTGAAGAACGGCTACGTTCCGGTTGTTGCAGGCTTCCAGGGGTCCACATTCTCCGGAGAGATCACGACACTCGGCAGGGGAGGATCGGATCTGACCGCCGTCGTTCTTGCAAAGGCGCTGGGATCGCAGCTGTGCGAAATATATAAGGATGTGGACGGCGTCTATTCGGCCGACCCGAGGATAGTTCCCAATGCAAGGCCGATAAAAGAGATATCTTGGGAAGAGATGATAGAGCTTTCGAAGCAGGGTGCTCAGGTTCTTCAAAGCAGAGCATCGGAATTCGTAAGGAAGTATGATATAAAGGTGCTTGTGAAAAACGCGCACACCAATGCTAGAGGCACGCTTATATGGAGGGGATCAAAAGTGGAACAGCCTATTGTGAGAGCAGTAACTTCGGATCAGGACATCGTGAAAGTCGTTCTGCAAGAGGTACCTGACAGACCGGGAATAGCGGCGAGAGTTCTGAAGACCCTTGCCGAGCAGAATGTCAACATCGACATGATAATACAGAGTATGAGAAGCGGGGATTACAACACGATGGCCTTCACTATCCAGGCAAGCGATCTCGACAAGCTGAAGCAAGACGTACTTAAGTCGAGGAGCGAAGCCAGAGAAATCACCGTCGAAGGCGCCATCGCAAAACTCTCTATCGTCGGAGTAAATCTTACTGCCACTCCCGCTATCGCGGCGACGCTCTTCGAGACCCTTGCTAACGAGGGCATCAACATAGACATGATCAGCGCAAGCAACAGCAGGATTTCCGTCGTAATAGACAACAAGAAAGTGAGTCTTGCCGTTAACGCCATTCACAGCGCCTTCAGTCTGGAGGAGATCATATGA
- a CDS encoding carbohydrate ABC transporter permease — translation MKRSTKKKVKKSITYSLLIFLSVVIAFPFVWLILTAIKTYPDIYAYPIKYFIFEPTREHFDKIADMNFWSYFKNSVIVGTGTMFFSILIGLFPAYAFARYEFRFKRPLLTGVMVFQMLPVVVFLLPIFKTLNNIGILNTYFGLILSYLPFTTPISIMFMRTFFLSIPKSLEEAARIDGCTFGQAFRKVILPITLPGIAAVGVYAFLFSWSELMYSMSILTSKAKQTIPTFLQLFVGQYQTRWGPLFAGSILATIPPLIIFMILQKFFIAGLVSGSVKE, via the coding sequence ATGAAGAGAAGCACAAAGAAAAAGGTCAAGAAGTCAATTACCTATTCTTTGCTAATATTCCTATCAGTGGTGATAGCCTTCCCCTTTGTGTGGCTTATCCTGACTGCGATAAAAACCTATCCGGATATCTATGCCTATCCAATAAAATATTTCATTTTCGAACCAACGAGAGAGCACTTTGACAAGATAGCCGACATGAATTTCTGGTCTTACTTCAAGAACAGTGTAATCGTAGGAACTGGGACAATGTTCTTCTCCATACTTATTGGATTGTTCCCCGCCTATGCGTTTGCCAGATATGAGTTCAGATTCAAGAGGCCTCTTCTTACAGGAGTTATGGTATTTCAGATGCTTCCTGTCGTAGTGTTCCTTCTACCGATTTTTAAGACGCTCAACAATATTGGAATTCTCAATACATATTTTGGCTTGATCCTATCTTACTTGCCATTCACAACGCCAATTTCTATTATGTTCATGAGAACCTTCTTCTTATCAATACCGAAATCGCTGGAAGAAGCTGCGCGAATAGACGGCTGTACCTTTGGCCAGGCGTTCAGAAAGGTTATTCTGCCAATCACGCTTCCAGGGATAGCAGCCGTAGGCGTCTACGCCTTCTTGTTTTCATGGAGTGAACTCATGTACTCGATGTCTATTCTGACATCAAAGGCAAAACAGACAATCCCGACGTTCCTTCAGCTTTTCGTGGGTCAGTATCAGACTAGGTGGGGTCCGCTCTTTGCTGGATCGATACTGGCGACGATTCCGCCGCTCATAATATTCATGATCTTGCAGAAGTTCTTTATAGCGGGACTGGTAAGCGGATCTGTGAAGGAGTAA
- a CDS encoding sugar-binding transcriptional regulator yields MISDELLFEVATDYYVKGMLQKDIANKYGVSRVQISKYLKMAQERGIVHIEVEQPSVKTSIRREYEDFFRERYGLKKMFIARGARNEKTVLKALSREVHKYLRTLPEKPMNIGLGWGNTIFTVAESIERLERPDWQLIPLSGGTARLADKRFNINHIVQNFATRLSGKAVPMYLPFIFENARQLENTKQSLEYMNIQKLWNSLDIIICSVGYSIARSPLFRENLLEVSYADELEKNNVVGDVLTHYFDINGKRFEKSILDKCINLSFEQYMNAGERVIVAAGHHKVDGLVGMLRGGFADVLITDEFTAKFVKEYIVYDEGGQ; encoded by the coding sequence ATGATTAGCGATGAACTGCTTTTCGAGGTTGCGACCGATTACTACGTGAAAGGAATGCTCCAGAAGGATATTGCTAATAAGTACGGCGTTTCCAGAGTACAGATTAGCAAATATCTCAAAATGGCGCAAGAAAGAGGAATCGTTCATATTGAAGTTGAGCAGCCATCGGTAAAGACATCCATTAGAAGGGAATACGAGGATTTCTTCAGGGAGAGATATGGTCTGAAGAAGATGTTCATCGCAAGAGGTGCGAGGAACGAAAAGACTGTCCTGAAGGCTTTGTCTAGAGAGGTTCATAAATATCTGAGAACTTTGCCTGAAAAGCCTATGAATATCGGGCTTGGATGGGGCAACACAATCTTTACCGTAGCGGAATCGATTGAGAGACTTGAAAGACCGGACTGGCAACTTATACCTTTATCAGGGGGTACCGCAAGACTCGCCGACAAAAGGTTTAACATCAACCACATTGTCCAGAATTTCGCCACTCGGCTATCGGGAAAAGCCGTTCCAATGTATTTGCCCTTCATATTCGAAAACGCCCGCCAGCTGGAGAATACAAAGCAATCCCTTGAGTACATGAACATCCAGAAACTCTGGAACTCACTGGATATTATCATCTGTAGTGTCGGATACTCCATCGCGCGATCACCCCTATTCAGAGAGAATTTGCTCGAAGTGAGCTATGCGGACGAGCTCGAGAAGAACAATGTGGTAGGAGACGTATTGACCCATTACTTCGATATAAACGGCAAAAGATTTGAGAAGAGCATCCTCGACAAGTGTATTAACCTTAGCTTCGAGCAATATATGAATGCAGGCGAAAGAGTCATTGTAGCTGCTGGCCACCACAAAGTGGATGGTCTGGTGGGAATGCTTAGAGGTGGCTTTGCGGATGTTCTTATAACAGATGAGTTCACAGCAAAGTTTGTGAAAGAATACATAGTTTACGATGAAGGAGGACAATAA
- a CDS encoding NUDIX hydrolase, with translation MFVPIVKICGDYHLLLTRRSTRISHPGQISFPGGHREENETLLECAVREMKEEIGALPSSLDEIYPLNVSTTVTSGKVITSFLGFIDDLKFRINKNEVEDIVFLSVKSLIMNAPEPIIMPNGKRTIRYRFPGFVVWGATARIIEASIERIIEIIENRGSGKSDYLNDHEVIHIREE, from the coding sequence GTGTTCGTACCTATTGTGAAGATCTGCGGAGATTACCATTTGCTTCTTACAAGGAGGTCGACCAGGATAAGTCATCCTGGGCAGATCAGTTTCCCGGGGGGACACAGAGAAGAGAACGAGACGCTTCTTGAATGCGCCGTAAGGGAAATGAAGGAAGAGATCGGTGCTCTTCCCTCTTCGCTTGACGAGATCTACCCGCTGAATGTCAGCACAACCGTCACCTCTGGCAAGGTAATCACATCATTCCTTGGATTTATTGACGATCTGAAGTTCAGGATCAACAAGAATGAAGTGGAGGACATTGTCTTTCTTTCCGTTAAGTCTCTGATCATGAATGCTCCCGAACCTATCATAATGCCGAACGGGAAGAGAACAATCAGATACCGTTTCCCCGGCTTCGTGGTCTGGGGAGCAACGGCAAGGATAATTGAAGCATCTATTGAAAGAATTATCGAGATCATAGAGAATCGTGGCAGCGGAAAATCGGACTATCTTAATGATCATGAAGTAATACATATAAGAGAGGAGTGA
- a CDS encoding FGGY-family carbohydrate kinase: protein MNVFLGIDIGTTNIKCLVLGEDGRILEVIHSLTPKNKERGVEFLDLELTRSYVESIIGKVGALHSLAAIAFSSFGETVIPVRQRKALSKPVMWYDRSTYPLWESHRESVDNLAPYRITGVENSYTFSLYKILLQKELFRPEGVENWLPVSSYLAYSLGGVPAWDMSQACRSFMVNIHSRRWNSQLIKYIGESEETMGELRYTGEPVGHTKSGIPLISAGHDHITGLYAARAFARGKEFLFDSMGSASVIAAVVSGTAESLDFAGPFMPGGTVGIAYEDHQYYIESNVRYYGKLLQSLMDLTQTDATKEGYERLNNEIEKLGQLNSRPLFLVNGDLVVGEGLQGITLLEMPIPLNKEQLMQSAYIYLSSISKRIVDNIEKITRKELPIISGGGGSLNSLLMKYKASLLGKEIWVLPTSELTALGGAFAAAHGVGADEVIEKCVNLLEPEEIHPDEHLVEPLKEIYEKNAKEYLAIERNKKLDIQEG, encoded by the coding sequence ATGAATGTCTTTCTCGGGATAGACATTGGAACGACGAACATCAAGTGCCTGGTTCTTGGAGAAGATGGGAGGATCCTTGAAGTGATACATTCGTTGACTCCGAAGAATAAAGAGAGAGGAGTCGAGTTTCTAGATCTAGAACTCACCAGGTCATACGTCGAGAGTATAATCGGAAAGGTCGGTGCCCTTCATTCTCTTGCTGCCATAGCTTTTTCCAGCTTTGGAGAGACGGTTATCCCTGTTAGGCAGAGAAAAGCACTGTCAAAACCTGTGATGTGGTATGACAGATCGACTTATCCCTTATGGGAAAGTCATAGAGAATCGGTTGACAATCTCGCTCCTTACAGAATAACGGGGGTGGAAAATAGTTACACCTTCTCGCTCTACAAGATACTCCTTCAGAAGGAACTCTTCAGGCCAGAAGGTGTGGAGAACTGGCTACCAGTGTCTTCATATCTTGCTTACTCGCTGGGAGGTGTACCTGCCTGGGATATGAGCCAGGCATGCAGATCCTTCATGGTCAACATACACTCTCGCAGATGGAACTCGCAACTGATAAAGTACATCGGCGAAAGCGAAGAAACGATGGGCGAACTCAGATACACTGGTGAACCAGTTGGTCACACTAAATCGGGAATTCCTCTTATTAGCGCAGGCCACGATCATATCACAGGGCTTTACGCGGCACGGGCATTTGCGCGTGGAAAGGAATTTCTCTTTGATTCAATGGGTTCGGCCTCCGTAATTGCCGCCGTTGTTTCCGGTACCGCCGAATCTCTGGATTTTGCCGGCCCATTTATGCCGGGGGGAACGGTAGGAATAGCATACGAGGATCATCAGTACTACATCGAAAGCAATGTTAGATATTACGGAAAACTACTCCAATCCCTAATGGACCTAACCCAGACCGATGCCACGAAGGAAGGATACGAGAGACTAAATAATGAAATTGAGAAACTTGGCCAGCTGAACTCAAGACCGCTCTTCCTTGTGAATGGCGATCTCGTTGTTGGGGAAGGTTTGCAGGGAATAACACTTCTTGAAATGCCTATTCCTTTGAACAAGGAGCAACTGATGCAATCTGCTTACATATACCTTTCCTCGATCAGCAAGCGAATCGTGGATAACATTGAGAAGATTACAAGAAAAGAGCTACCAATCATCAGCGGAGGAGGAGGAAGCCTCAATAGCCTGCTGATGAAATACAAGGCTTCATTGCTCGGAAAAGAGATCTGGGTTTTGCCTACAAGCGAATTGACCGCTCTGGGTGGAGCTTTTGCAGCGGCTCATGGCGTTGGAGCCGATGAGGTTATTGAAAAATGCGTAAACCTTCTTGAACCGGAAGAGATTCACCCGGACGAGCATCTAGTTGAGCCGCTGAAAGAGATCTATGAGAAGAACGCGAAAGAATATCTGGCAATAGAAAGAAACAAAAAGTTAGACATTCAGGAGGGATAA
- a CDS encoding thioredoxin family protein produces MKEITLRELREVTGLVLVDFFSPGCGVCTAIETKLVAVEKDFPSWKFFKINTVENPAVASEYSVFTVPTIVVQTDGREQKRWSRYFSLEDVIEFLHEIDETEG; encoded by the coding sequence GTGAAGGAGATTACACTGAGAGAGTTGAGAGAGGTTACCGGACTGGTTCTGGTAGATTTCTTCAGTCCCGGTTGCGGTGTCTGCACAGCCATAGAGACGAAACTGGTGGCAGTCGAGAAGGATTTCCCTTCATGGAAGTTCTTCAAGATAAACACTGTCGAGAATCCCGCCGTTGCTTCTGAATACTCGGTATTCACTGTCCCAACGATTGTAGTGCAAACGGACGGAAGAGAGCAGAAAAGGTGGAGCAGGTACTTCTCTCTGGAAGACGTAATCGAATTTCTCCACGAAATAGACGAAACAGAGGGATAG
- a CDS encoding 1-phosphofructokinase family hexose kinase gives MKEDNNIDTCILNLNPCYDHWVILKNPTKIPNVVRGDKVVTLVDGKGLNIARVLSKVLGHSEYFCINILGGQVGTIIEKECDRLGIVTENFWIEDSNRINTALVYEYENKMLMINEPGPLMKPGEIESFMEFFKGHVRPGMNLVISGSAPRGFENGSLLQLVRIAREAGCSLKVDIAGSWLSKIVTVSPELLKINADELKVAFGINKDDFKSMDDFRREYSIRDLIITNGKMGSVWLSESEKLHARSMKVFSDFSVGSGDSFFAGLIYGQEAKMSKREALKIATACGAANTMHYGAAIFEYSDVEKVIGDVVVTEVVL, from the coding sequence ATGAAGGAGGACAATAACATCGATACTTGTATCCTTAATTTAAATCCTTGTTATGATCACTGGGTTATTCTCAAGAATCCTACAAAGATCCCGAACGTGGTGCGCGGAGACAAAGTAGTAACACTCGTGGACGGTAAGGGACTCAACATTGCGAGAGTACTATCCAAGGTTCTCGGGCACAGTGAGTATTTCTGCATAAACATACTTGGCGGGCAGGTTGGAACGATAATTGAAAAAGAGTGTGATCGTCTGGGAATAGTGACAGAAAACTTCTGGATAGAAGACTCAAACAGAATTAACACTGCCCTTGTTTACGAGTACGAAAACAAAATGCTTATGATAAATGAACCTGGACCTCTCATGAAGCCGGGCGAAATAGAGAGTTTTATGGAGTTCTTCAAAGGTCATGTTAGACCGGGTATGAACCTTGTAATTTCCGGGAGTGCCCCGAGAGGGTTCGAGAACGGCTCACTTCTTCAACTTGTGAGAATTGCCAGAGAGGCCGGTTGCAGTCTTAAAGTGGACATTGCCGGTTCCTGGCTGTCTAAGATCGTGACGGTTTCACCGGAACTCTTAAAAATCAACGCGGATGAGCTGAAGGTAGCCTTTGGAATCAATAAAGACGATTTCAAGTCGATGGATGATTTCAGAAGGGAATATTCGATAAGGGATCTCATAATCACGAATGGAAAAATGGGCAGTGTGTGGCTCTCGGAAAGCGAAAAGCTCCACGCGAGATCGATGAAAGTCTTTTCTGACTTTTCAGTTGGATCGGGAGACTCTTTCTTTGCCGGGCTCATATACGGTCAAGAGGCGAAGATGTCGAAGAGAGAGGCGCTGAAGATCGCGACCGCTTGTGGCGCCGCGAATACCATGCACTATGGAGCCGCGATTTTCGAATACTCTGATGTAGAAAAGGTAATCGGCGACGTAGTTGTTACGGAAGTGGTATTATGA
- a CDS encoding class II fructose-bisphosphate aldolase produces MPLVPLTEVLKDAQAKKYAVPGFNFHLYEDLVAIVEAAQEARSPVILMAAGTCMKHWGPTLAAALIKEVADSVDIPVVAHLDHASSLELIFKSIHAGFTSVMYDGSMLPVEENIANSKIVVKVARAFDVSVEAELGRVAKGEEGESAVEILTDPSDVVMFCEATDVDALAVAVGTVHGMQKQEAKIHLDLVDAISEVSPVPLVLHGSSGVSDNDLRYIATTGFSKINIGTRLKTVFTEGIREVLQNDPDLNDQLKLLKLAVPRVKDTVKEKIELLGSGNRA; encoded by the coding sequence ATGCCGTTAGTACCGCTTACAGAAGTTCTCAAGGATGCACAAGCAAAGAAATACGCTGTGCCTGGTTTCAACTTTCATCTATACGAAGACCTCGTTGCGATTGTAGAAGCAGCGCAGGAAGCGAGATCACCAGTAATACTCATGGCTGCTGGAACCTGTATGAAACACTGGGGGCCGACGCTTGCAGCGGCTCTTATTAAAGAAGTGGCGGACAGTGTCGATATACCGGTTGTTGCCCATCTCGATCACGCTAGTAGTCTTGAGCTGATATTCAAGTCCATCCACGCAGGGTTCACTTCAGTTATGTACGACGGCTCCATGTTACCCGTTGAAGAAAACATTGCCAACAGCAAGATCGTAGTCAAGGTTGCAAGAGCTTTCGATGTATCAGTTGAAGCTGAACTGGGAAGAGTTGCAAAGGGTGAAGAAGGGGAATCGGCCGTTGAAATACTTACCGATCCTTCGGATGTAGTAATGTTCTGCGAGGCAACCGACGTCGACGCGCTTGCCGTGGCTGTGGGCACTGTGCACGGAATGCAGAAGCAGGAAGCCAAGATTCATCTAGATCTGGTCGACGCGATATCCGAAGTCTCACCTGTACCACTTGTGCTGCATGGTTCCAGCGGCGTATCCGACAACGACCTTAGGTACATTGCCACAACTGGTTTCTCCAAGATAAATATCGGGACAAGACTGAAGACCGTCTTTACTGAAGGTATAAGAGAGGTTCTACAGAATGATCCAGATCTAAATGATCAGCTGAAACTACTCAAACTGGCCGTGCCGAGAGTCAAGGACACAGTAAAAGAGAAAATAGAACTCCTCGGAAGCGGCAACAGAGCCTAG
- the thrC gene encoding threonine synthase, with the protein MKGVIESYEKFLPITPKTPKITLLEGNTPLIYLENISKQYGVKVYVKYEGANPTGSFKDRGMVLAIAKAIEEGSRAVICASTGNTSASAAAYSARTGLKSIILIPEGKIAIGKLAQAMIYGAKVIQIDGNFDNCLELAKKISENYPVTLVNSLNPYRLEGQKTAAFEIIDVLGRAPDYHFIPVGNAGNISAYWMGYREYREKGLSESQPRMMGFQAEGAAPIVYDRVFEHPETIATAIRIGNPASWKKAVAARDESGGVIEALTDEEILHAQKLLASAEGVFCEPASAASFGGFLRKAREGLFEASDIAVCTLTGNGLKDPDAVLKSVDRPLVVENDLEVVLKEAGLK; encoded by the coding sequence ATGAAGGGAGTCATAGAGAGTTATGAGAAGTTCCTGCCTATAACACCGAAGACTCCAAAAATAACGCTTCTAGAAGGGAACACTCCCTTGATCTACCTTGAGAACATAAGCAAACAGTACGGGGTGAAAGTCTATGTGAAGTATGAGGGCGCAAATCCGACGGGCTCCTTCAAAGACAGGGGGATGGTCCTTGCAATTGCAAAAGCGATCGAAGAAGGCTCAAGAGCGGTTATCTGCGCCTCGACAGGGAACACCTCTGCCTCTGCGGCGGCGTACTCCGCCCGGACCGGCCTGAAATCGATAATTCTAATTCCCGAGGGTAAGATCGCGATAGGGAAGCTAGCGCAGGCAATGATCTACGGGGCAAAGGTAATCCAGATAGACGGGAATTTCGATAACTGCCTTGAACTGGCCAAGAAGATCTCTGAGAACTATCCCGTCACGCTCGTGAACAGTCTAAATCCTTACAGACTAGAAGGTCAGAAAACGGCCGCCTTCGAGATCATAGATGTTTTGGGACGTGCCCCGGACTATCACTTCATCCCGGTGGGAAACGCGGGCAACATTTCCGCCTACTGGATGGGCTACAGGGAGTATCGTGAGAAGGGACTGTCGGAATCCCAGCCCAGAATGATGGGCTTTCAGGCAGAGGGAGCGGCCCCTATCGTATACGATAGAGTTTTCGAGCATCCCGAGACCATCGCGACCGCTATTAGAATCGGTAATCCCGCAAGCTGGAAAAAGGCAGTTGCTGCAAGAGACGAGTCGGGAGGCGTTATCGAGGCACTGACAGACGAAGAGATCCTTCACGCTCAGAAACTCCTGGCCAGCGCGGAGGGCGTCTTCTGCGAACCAGCCTCTGCGGCTTCCTTCGGCGGATTTCTCAGGAAGGCGCGAGAGGGTCTTTTTGAAGCAAGTGATATTGCCGTCTGCACACTTACCGGAAACGGACTTAAGGATCCCGATGCAGTCTTGAAGTCTGTAGACAGGCCTCTTGTGGTTGAGAATGATCTCGAGGTAGTTCTGAAAGAGGCGGGCTTGAAGTGA